A single Methanocaldococcus bathoardescens DNA region contains:
- a CDS encoding flagella accessory protein C yields the protein METTEGLMAKVNDIESRLPRFESSLNNLRKENEMLRIELNKINENLQDIMALYEVVSNQINPFIGVSKITATSLEKLERLETEYKRLKKTVEELTNDLIILGSLYLNQLNIDLEEIIEDVLEEELIKSVSGEDTHDTKNSE from the coding sequence ATGGAAACTACTGAAGGTCTAATGGCAAAAGTTAATGATATTGAATCGAGATTGCCAAGATTTGAATCTTCACTAAATAACCTAAGAAAAGAAAATGAAATGCTAAGAATAGAACTTAATAAGATTAATGAAAACTTGCAAGATATAATGGCTCTTTATGAAGTTGTGTCAAATCAAATTAACCCGTTTATTGGTGTTTCAAAAATAACTGCAACAAGTTTAGAAAAACTTGAAAGATTAGAAACTGAATATAAAAGACTTAAAAAAACTGTTGAGGAGCTCACAAATGACTTGATTATATTAGGTTCATTATACTTAAACCAGCTTAATATTGACCTTGAAGAGATAATTGAGGATGTGTTAGAGGAGGAGCTTATAAAGTCAGTGTCCGGGGAGGATACCCATGATACAAAAAACAGTGAATGA
- a CDS encoding flagellar protein F, with the protein MIIALLICGAYLYVTIDNHYESINDAYNVYYSHLHDKLNEKLVITDVRISTSQTNITIYNNGSVVVEPEKFSILFDGSVVPEENISYYPQLKKYLVPLDNITIIVNWTQPNRICIVSDNGNMYFYSQ; encoded by the coding sequence ATGATTATTGCATTGCTTATATGTGGAGCGTATCTTTATGTGACTATAGACAATCATTATGAAAGCATCAATGATGCATATAATGTATATTATTCCCATTTACATGATAAACTAAATGAAAAGTTAGTAATTACTGATGTTAGAATTAGTACTTCACAGACAAATATAACTATATACAATAATGGTTCAGTAGTAGTTGAACCTGAGAAATTTAGCATATTATTTGATGGTAGTGTAGTTCCAGAGGAAAATATATCTTACTACCCTCAATTAAAAAAATACCTGGTTCCACTTGATAACATAACAATTATAGTAAATTGGACACAACCAAATAGAATATGTATTGTCTCAGATAATGGAAACATGTATTTCTATTCACAATAA
- a CDS encoding type II/IV secretion system ATPase subunit yields MSEAELREAMNRNPHLRKYIENFKRIYMRIPDFMVSLSRELKELKYPNIIYPIGDPIFIHIFGTPETKTKYIVIEPKLETPEEKLKYKMILNRILELAPYEETPKSVEEFEEVLVRLFNACTKVTETQEKEGFFKRVFKFVDNKIKITPEERGKYLYILKRDLIGLGNLEPIARDPYLEDIHVIGPKNCHVVHKIFGMLPTNITWEDEIELADYLKNIGERMGRPVSDAHPIVDGALPDGSRINIVYSTDVSPKGPSFTIRKFTDVPISVTQLISWGTFSTEIAAYLWLCLEYGMSIFICGETASGKTTTLNAILPFIKPNSKIFSCEDTPEVKPPHPVWQQLITRERGPEESRVTLFDLLRAALRSRPNYIIVGEIRSVEAAVAFQAMQTGHPVLSTFHAANVRKMIQRLNGDPINVPLTFMDNLNVALFQLAVYQRGKVLRRVVTIEEIEGYYKEVDGVITRAVFQWEPDKDRHVFTGRNNSYVLEEKIAKAAGYEDPRDIYNELELRARILEEMIAREIFDYYQVRDIIWAFYEKGLEGLPFPI; encoded by the coding sequence ATGAGTGAAGCGGAATTAAGAGAAGCAATGAATAGAAATCCACATTTACGAAAATATATTGAAAACTTTAAGAGAATTTATATGAGAATTCCAGATTTTATGGTATCACTTTCGAGAGAATTAAAAGAACTAAAATACCCAAATATTATTTATCCAATTGGGGATCCAATATTTATTCATATCTTTGGAACTCCGGAAACTAAAACAAAATATATAGTTATTGAACCAAAATTAGAAACACCTGAAGAGAAATTAAAATATAAAATGATATTAAATAGAATTTTGGAGCTTGCACCCTATGAAGAAACACCTAAAAGTGTGGAAGAATTTGAAGAAGTTTTAGTCAGATTATTTAATGCATGTACAAAGGTTACTGAAACACAAGAAAAAGAGGGATTTTTTAAAAGAGTTTTTAAATTTGTGGATAATAAAATTAAAATCACTCCAGAAGAGAGGGGAAAATATCTTTATATCTTAAAGAGAGACTTAATAGGGTTGGGAAATCTTGAACCTATTGCCAGAGATCCGTACTTAGAAGATATTCACGTTATTGGACCAAAAAATTGTCATGTAGTTCATAAGATTTTTGGAATGTTGCCTACCAATATTACATGGGAAGATGAAATTGAGCTTGCTGATTATTTAAAGAATATAGGAGAACGAATGGGGAGGCCTGTTTCAGATGCCCATCCAATAGTTGATGGAGCTCTACCAGATGGTTCAAGAATCAACATCGTTTACTCTACAGATGTTTCTCCAAAGGGGCCGTCATTTACAATTAGGAAATTTACAGATGTCCCTATCAGTGTTACACAGCTTATTAGTTGGGGAACATTCTCTACTGAAATTGCGGCATATTTATGGCTGTGTTTAGAATATGGTATGAGTATCTTTATATGTGGAGAAACTGCATCAGGTAAAACTACAACATTAAATGCAATCTTACCATTTATAAAACCAAATTCAAAAATATTCTCTTGTGAAGATACTCCAGAGGTTAAACCACCTCATCCAGTATGGCAACAGTTGATTACAAGAGAAAGAGGGCCAGAAGAGAGTAGAGTTACACTCTTTGATTTGTTAAGGGCTGCATTGAGGTCAAGACCTAATTATATTATTGTTGGAGAGATTAGGAGTGTTGAGGCAGCAGTTGCTTTCCAGGCTATGCAGACTGGACACCCTGTTCTTTCAACATTCCACGCAGCTAATGTTAGAAAGATGATACAGAGGTTGAATGGAGACCCTATTAATGTTCCATTAACATTTATGGATAACTTAAACGTTGCACTATTCCAATTGGCGGTTTATCAGAGAGGTAAGGTTTTGAGAAGAGTTGTTACTATTGAAGAAATTGAAGGATACTATAAGGAAGTAGATGGAGTTATTACAAGAGCTGTGTTCCAATGGGAGCCAGATAAAGATAGACACGTATTTACAGGTAGAAACAACAGCTATGTTTTAGAAGAGAAGATAGCTAAAGCAGCAGGTTATGAAGACCCGAGAGATATTTATAATGAGTTAGAGTTAAGAGCAAGAATCTTAGAAGAGATGATAGCGAGAGAAATTTTCGATTATTATCAAGTTAGAGATATAATATGGGCGTTTTACGAAAAAGGTTTGGAGGGGCTTCCATTCCCAATTTGA
- the flaK gene encoding preflagellin peptidase FlaK, with product MINFVIGAIGLLIASIYDLKCREIEDYIWISMAIFGFLYSIYLSLISHNILYVIQSFVGFIVCFFLGFFMFLLGAGGGDGKLLMGIGALIPKYNMPIYTPLGIILNYHPYIPSFPIMVIINAIFFSITLPIIIFLKNIIRGVKPKTKKEFICMFIGEKMKVSEAMKKERLILGNQENLKLLPSAEKDYDFSNFDKNEEIWVTPAIPFVVPIFLSYLLTPIIGDKIIDIFLSIFGL from the coding sequence ATGATAAATTTTGTTATTGGGGCAATAGGATTACTAATAGCTTCAATTTATGATTTAAAATGTAGAGAGATTGAAGACTATATCTGGATTTCAATGGCTATTTTTGGATTTCTCTATAGTATTTACCTATCATTAATATCTCACAATATATTATACGTTATCCAATCATTTGTTGGATTTATAGTTTGTTTCTTTTTAGGATTTTTTATGTTTCTATTAGGTGCAGGAGGGGGCGATGGAAAACTATTAATGGGAATTGGGGCATTGATTCCAAAATATAATATGCCAATATACACGCCATTAGGCATAATCTTAAATTATCACCCATACATCCCATCTTTTCCAATAATGGTAATTATCAATGCAATATTTTTCTCTATAACTCTCCCAATCATCATATTTTTAAAAAATATAATTAGAGGAGTTAAACCAAAGACAAAAAAAGAATTTATATGTATGTTTATTGGCGAAAAAATGAAAGTTTCTGAAGCTATGAAAAAAGAGAGGTTAATTCTTGGAAATCAAGAAAATCTAAAACTACTACCAAGTGCTGAAAAAGATTATGATTTTTCAAATTTTGATAAAAATGAAGAAATTTGGGTAACTCCTGCTATACCGTTTGTTGTGCCGATATTTTTATCCTACCTATTAACACCAATTATAGGCGATAAAATTATCGATATCTTTCTCTCAATTTTTGGACTATAA
- a CDS encoding ATPase domain-containing protein, producing MELARIDLSRDDLDKRIGGGIPYGSLIIIEGEESTGKSVLCQRLAYGFLQNRYSVTYVSTQLTTLEFIKQMNSLDYPINKKLLSGALLYIPVYPLIADNKKKDGFLKKVMETRAFYEKDVIIFDSLSALITNDASEVNVNDLMAFFKRITALKKIIICTINPKELPESVLTVIRTSATMLIKTEIFAFAGNLKNLAKILKYNMAPGPYQKNIVFRVEPKIGIAVEIASVA from the coding sequence ATGGAACTGGCAAGAATTGATTTGAGTAGAGATGATTTAGATAAAAGAATTGGGGGTGGTATTCCATATGGTAGTTTAATAATAATTGAGGGAGAGGAAAGTACAGGTAAATCTGTCTTATGCCAAAGATTGGCTTATGGGTTTTTACAGAATAGGTATTCAGTAACTTATGTTTCCACCCAACTTACAACATTAGAATTTATAAAGCAGATGAACTCTTTGGATTATCCTATTAATAAAAAATTATTATCTGGAGCTTTATTGTATATTCCTGTCTATCCATTAATTGCAGATAATAAAAAAAAGGATGGATTTTTAAAAAAAGTTATGGAAACAAGAGCGTTTTATGAAAAAGATGTTATTATATTTGATTCTCTATCTGCATTGATAACAAATGATGCAAGTGAAGTTAATGTTAATGATTTAATGGCTTTTTTTAAGAGAATTACGGCTTTAAAGAAAATAATAATTTGCACAATAAACCCAAAGGAATTGCCAGAATCGGTTTTAACAGTAATAAGAACTTCTGCAACAATGTTAATAAAAACGGAAATATTTGCATTTGCTGGAAATTTAAAAAACTTAGCTAAGATATTGAAGTATAATATGGCTCCTGGACCATATCAGAAGAATATTGTGTTTAGAGTAGAACCTAAGATTGGTATTGCTGTTGAGATTGCATCTGTTGCATAA
- a CDS encoding FlaD/FlaE family flagellar protein, whose amino-acid sequence MDAMASTILEIHKPAKLEDIPDNDPIAIIMALKWLEYLCERVGSENVPDVLEFYYMLGWLGDKALTKLLKFLKGIKVDEENVVEGSGKLNIADHIISLLFIERLNGKQISAGLLDKIEWELRKIKKGAEQFYGI is encoded by the coding sequence ATGGATGCAATGGCTTCAACAATATTAGAGATACACAAACCTGCTAAATTAGAAGATATTCCTGATAATGACCCAATTGCGATTATCATGGCATTAAAGTGGTTAGAATATCTATGTGAAAGAGTTGGTTCTGAAAATGTACCTGATGTATTGGAGTTTTATTACATGCTTGGATGGTTGGGAGATAAAGCATTAACAAAATTATTAAAATTCCTAAAGGGAATTAAAGTTGATGAGGAAAATGTAGTTGAAGGTTCAGGAAAATTAAATATAGCAGATCATATAATATCATTATTATTCATTGAAAGATTGAATGGAAAGCAGATATCTGCAGGATTGCTTGATAAAATTGAATGGGAATTAAGAAAAATAAAGAAGGGGGCTGAACAGTTCTATGGGATTTAG
- the flaJ gene encoding archaellar assembly protein FlaJ — protein MVFDLLPRIGLKPKDYLLKIVLPAVIASIVLTILGFMLFSGIILYIYLTLPIIIIASAIGYPYIVLDSQKNKINERLHIFITKFGTLSITDLNRKDLLKILSEEREELGELAKESEKLYVLTDKWGRSLAEACRFLAQRTPSSEFADFLDRLAYALDSGEELKEFLIKEQDIVMDDYAAFYKRMLYSLDMYKELYVSGMTSVAFFLAFSILVPFLLPYDFVFMATISLFAFFAIELLIVIVIKNRLPFDRLWHTGEKPTETDIKLRKWLIISIILTIIFLPFLIWAKFIVGLSPFYKIPYMILIALGFTPLAIAGIITLREENKVKRKEFVFPDFLRSLGDSVSAKGGGMVDSLEYLSNHDFGPLTEDIKRLYKRLALNIDSNKSWRLFGFDSCSYLIQLFSDIFSRCIYFGGDPKTAAEIISKNFRKIVQLRKSKYQNIQQFVGVVYGLGGGLALALFASLGVAKMINELYSSLNIPETVIQILHIAPINDSGLIEYIIFGSLVIYSAISAVLIKIMDGGHKYVALLHFVIILWICAIVAYITKLIVSQILGVSVPVY, from the coding sequence GTGGTATTCGATTTACTGCCAAGAATTGGGCTTAAGCCCAAAGATTATTTATTAAAAATTGTATTGCCTGCTGTTATTGCCTCTATTGTTTTAACTATATTAGGTTTTATGTTGTTTAGTGGAATTATTTTATATATATATTTGACTTTACCAATTATAATAATTGCCAGTGCAATTGGTTATCCTTATATTGTTTTAGATTCTCAAAAAAATAAAATAAATGAGAGATTACATATTTTTATTACGAAATTTGGGACCTTATCTATAACTGATTTAAATAGAAAAGATTTATTAAAAATACTTTCAGAAGAAAGGGAAGAACTTGGAGAATTAGCGAAAGAATCTGAAAAATTGTACGTCTTAACAGATAAATGGGGGCGTTCATTAGCTGAAGCTTGTAGATTTTTAGCACAAAGGACTCCAAGTAGTGAGTTTGCAGATTTTTTGGATAGATTGGCTTATGCATTAGATAGTGGGGAAGAACTTAAAGAATTTTTAATAAAAGAGCAAGATATTGTTATGGATGATTATGCTGCATTTTACAAAAGAATGTTATATTCGCTTGATATGTATAAAGAGCTGTATGTTAGTGGGATGACATCTGTAGCGTTTTTCTTAGCTTTTTCAATTTTAGTTCCATTCTTGCTACCTTATGATTTCGTCTTTATGGCAACAATATCACTATTTGCATTTTTTGCTATTGAATTGCTTATTGTTATTGTAATAAAAAACAGACTACCATTTGATAGATTATGGCATACAGGAGAAAAACCTACAGAAACTGATATAAAACTCAGAAAATGGTTAATAATATCAATTATACTAACTATAATATTTTTACCATTTCTTATTTGGGCTAAGTTTATAGTTGGATTATCTCCATTTTATAAAATACCTTATATGATACTGATAGCTTTAGGATTTACACCACTTGCTATAGCAGGGATTATCACACTGAGAGAGGAAAATAAAGTAAAGAGAAAAGAGTTTGTATTTCCTGATTTTTTAAGGTCTTTGGGAGATTCAGTAAGTGCTAAAGGGGGAGGAATGGTGGATTCTTTAGAATATCTATCAAATCACGATTTTGGGCCGTTAACCGAAGATATTAAGAGATTATATAAGAGATTAGCTTTAAATATAGACTCGAATAAATCTTGGAGGTTATTTGGTTTTGATTCATGTAGTTATTTAATACAATTATTTTCAGATATATTTTCGAGATGTATATACTTTGGAGGCGACCCAAAAACAGCAGCTGAAATAATAAGTAAGAATTTCCGTAAGATAGTGCAATTAAGAAAATCTAAGTATCAGAATATACAGCAATTTGTTGGGGTGGTTTATGGTCTTGGGGGAGGTTTGGCTTTAGCATTATTTGCTTCATTAGGGGTTGCTAAGATGATTAATGAGTTGTATTCTTCATTAAATATCCCTGAAACCGTTATTCAAATTTTACATATCGCACCAATAAATGATTCAGGACTTATTGAGTATATAATATTTGGTTCTCTTGTTATTTATTCAGCAATTTCAGCTGTATTAATTAAAATAATGGATGGAGGGCATAAATACGTAGCCCTATTACACTTTGTTATAATACTTTGGATATGTGCTATAGTGGCATATATAACAAAGCTAATAGTTTCACAGATTTTAGGAGTTTCAGTTCCAGTATACTAA
- a CDS encoding flagellar protein G, producing MASNAMSEIVMFVAVLLIAAFVAGILTTSTYKISINIGKKGDALATKLSQDFEIINDPGNITRNSSAGITIIYIKNTGKDPIIFTNDTFTVIIDGNIVGINTTKQLTTPGSNVLYPGDVGEIDVNYNETGYHKIKVVSDSGISRVIRGFISS from the coding sequence TTGGCATCAAATGCAATGTCTGAAATAGTTATGTTTGTTGCTGTATTGTTAATCGCTGCATTTGTTGCAGGGATTTTAACAACATCCACTTATAAAATCTCTATAAATATTGGAAAAAAAGGTGACGCGTTAGCTACTAAACTATCACAAGATTTTGAAATTATAAATGACCCGGGGAACATAACAAGAAATAGTTCAGCAGGTATAACTATCATTTATATTAAGAATACAGGTAAAGACCCAATTATATTTACAAATGATACATTTACGGTAATTATTGATGGAAATATTGTTGGGATTAATACTACTAAGCAATTAACGACTCCTGGAAGTAACGTATTATATCCCGGAGATGTGGGGGAGATTGATGTAAATTACAATGAAACTGGGTATCATAAGATAAAAGTTGTTTCAGATTCTGGGATTTCAAGGGTTATTAGAGGATTTATTTCTTCTTAA
- a CDS encoding FlaD/FlaE family flagellar protein, with amino-acid sequence MIQKTVNEMSSIPILSDEEILTEDEIEEYLDNLKSKLPSFVIILLKNNLRGKRVTKRQLDKIIERISEVLSKGREDKTEELNKKLQNLEQKLDTIMKLTTMAASTKLSEEIEKTETVEETKEEVKEDVEAVKEKEAGETIQIEETKETVEPEKEKIQKVEEIKEEEIKEKEQEVSEESPKEGSSMSSIEEEKQYRLNDIPEDAVSMTLVFKWLEFLISKVGITNLPDVLDYYNKIGWISNKVILKLLRFTKNMRIILDMENIRPRDKLSPSDHIMSLLYIEKLAGRPIDPEVLEMLEIEIRRIKKWAEELQSI; translated from the coding sequence ATGATACAAAAAACAGTGAATGAAATGTCATCAATTCCTATACTTTCTGATGAAGAAATTCTTACTGAAGATGAAATTGAAGAATATTTGGATAATCTAAAATCAAAACTACCCTCTTTCGTTATAATATTGTTAAAAAATAATTTGAGGGGTAAGAGAGTTACCAAAAGACAGCTTGATAAAATTATCGAAAGAATTAGTGAGGTTTTATCTAAAGGAAGAGAGGACAAAACAGAAGAGCTTAATAAAAAACTTCAGAATCTTGAGCAGAAACTTGATACTATAATGAAACTTACTACAATGGCTGCTTCAACTAAACTTTCAGAAGAGATAGAAAAAACTGAAACTGTTGAAGAAACCAAAGAAGAAGTTAAAGAAGATGTTGAAGCTGTTAAAGAGAAAGAAGCTGGGGAGACTATACAAATTGAAGAAACCAAAGAAACTGTAGAACCTGAAAAAGAGAAAATCCAAAAAGTTGAGGAGATTAAGGAAGAAGAAATTAAAGAAAAAGAACAGGAAGTATCTGAGGAATCTCCTAAGGAGGGAAGCTCTATGTCATCTATTGAAGAAGAAAAGCAATATAGATTAAATGATATTCCTGAAGATGCAGTTTCTATGACTTTGGTATTTAAATGGTTAGAGTTTTTGATTAGTAAAGTAGGTATTACAAATCTACCTGATGTTTTAGATTACTACAATAAAATTGGATGGATATCAAACAAAGTTATATTAAAATTATTGAGATTCACCAAAAATATGAGAATAATACTTGATATGGAAAACATAAGACCGAGAGATAAATTATCTCCAAGTGACCATATAATGTCATTATTATACATTGAAAAGCTTGCTGGTAGGCCAATAGATCCTGAAGTTCTTGAAATGTTAGAAATAGAAATTAGAAGAATAAAAAAATGGGCTGAAGAATTACAATCAATCTAA
- a CDS encoding COG1470 family protein, whose product MKKIALVLLLLLLPVVCADVSVYKVWSPYDPPNSPIMHVDISEQVLYLGIVNKDEYEHDVIVKVECEGKTWESGLIPLPPNSHVEKIVEVRVPISDDKEHDAKISLIENGKTIASTTVKVRQYFPVDVKNVTCQDSYDIENSEVCYSNWFDVILKSNPTAKSDYIAKVWINLKDGNNIIYDGKDDFKTVYVPFGEEVKVSFKVPKIVLDKEKFTVETNVEIMNVTHTIDGIEETIQRRDDSGIYYDYKSMIKYYYLPVVVKNVELYRKIDENTSDIVKNFYDSADILDDEIREVLSDKYLQKDDVLPRYYIEDDPILSILKITVENKYDRDVLAKLTVKYDNRMFSKVINIDKKETKDIIVPIYTKKGSKNIEVTINPIDVDSLIFKKSYSINIDPKPIPPVIIEKIILPNDEKIDRGSNISGYVLVGKTYNMTIVIKNIYNRTLSGKITIDDNFKDGTANHTKEIPFTIEPHRTKEINVPIVFYKEVNGDLKITVSVKGGAKDYTSVVHFYAILPIDIVKVQYNNTLLLGRINVIKGDGGVYSAKPIAGFNNTCIVKIRNKLNSKVECDVWVEVIDKDGNVRAKSDIKTVKLDNYSEAEVAFPIFFEEGFEGYTVAHVIPKSVENVDIIYTEGYGIHLVKMSDYYRVGRYSAIDMLGNKIPTGTHVVTEVISPVNIGDLSYNNSVLNVKIRNDKFPVNLTVQYWVEVSRGSNIYYKSSVFQTDVYPKSEKELTIPLKLENLENGTYNITLYVRINDFALFNYQKVPVILKKSTSIKINKSNGGGGYELPKKNEKNINSLESYENMTKSSSNIKTKDNNGNIVRNIQNTNKVNSQNSSIFSKVAGVIGSIVSTIFGLFG is encoded by the coding sequence ATGAAAAAAATAGCATTGGTTCTTTTGCTCTTACTATTGCCAGTTGTATGTGCAGATGTTAGTGTGTATAAAGTATGGTCACCATACGACCCACCAAATTCACCAATAATGCATGTAGATATTAGTGAGCAGGTTCTGTATTTGGGTATCGTAAATAAAGATGAATATGAGCATGATGTTATAGTTAAGGTAGAATGTGAAGGAAAAACTTGGGAATCTGGCTTAATACCTCTACCACCAAACAGCCATGTAGAAAAAATTGTGGAAGTGAGAGTTCCAATTAGTGATGATAAGGAACATGATGCTAAGATATCGTTAATTGAAAATGGAAAAACTATAGCTTCAACAACAGTTAAAGTGAGACAGTATTTTCCAGTAGATGTTAAGAATGTAACTTGTCAGGATTCATATGATATTGAAAACTCTGAAGTTTGCTATTCTAACTGGTTTGATGTAATTTTAAAAAGCAATCCTACAGCAAAGAGCGATTATATTGCCAAAGTTTGGATAAATTTAAAAGATGGAAATAATATAATTTACGACGGTAAAGACGATTTTAAAACAGTATATGTGCCTTTTGGAGAGGAAGTAAAAGTATCTTTTAAAGTGCCTAAAATTGTTCTTGATAAAGAAAAATTTACAGTTGAAACAAATGTAGAGATAATGAACGTTACTCATACTATTGATGGTATTGAAGAAACTATTCAAAGGAGAGACGATTCTGGAATATACTATGACTATAAAAGTATGATAAAATATTATTACCTCCCAGTTGTTGTAAAGAATGTGGAACTTTACAGAAAGATTGATGAAAACACTTCAGATATTGTAAAAAATTTTTATGACTCAGCAGATATTTTAGATGATGAGATAAGGGAAGTGTTGTCAGACAAATATTTACAAAAAGATGATGTATTGCCAAGATATTATATTGAAGACGACCCAATATTATCTATTTTAAAAATTACTGTGGAGAACAAATATGATAGGGATGTTTTAGCTAAACTGACTGTTAAGTATGATAATAGAATGTTTAGTAAAGTAATTAATATTGACAAAAAAGAAACAAAGGATATAATAGTCCCGATATATACAAAGAAAGGTAGTAAAAATATAGAGGTAACTATAAATCCTATAGATGTTGATAGTTTAATCTTTAAAAAGTCTTACAGTATTAATATAGACCCAAAACCTATACCACCGGTAATTATTGAAAAAATAATTTTACCAAATGATGAAAAAATTGATAGAGGGTCAAATATTAGCGGATATGTATTGGTTGGGAAGACATATAATATGACTATCGTTATAAAAAATATTTATAATAGAACATTATCAGGTAAAATTACTATAGATGATAATTTTAAAGATGGAACAGCAAATCACACTAAGGAAATTCCATTTACTATAGAACCTCATAGAACTAAAGAAATAAATGTTCCAATAGTATTTTACAAGGAAGTAAATGGTGATTTAAAAATTACAGTTTCAGTTAAAGGAGGGGCTAAAGATTATACAAGTGTAGTTCATTTCTATGCAATATTGCCAATAGATATTGTAAAAGTACAATACAATAACACATTATTATTGGGAAGAATAAATGTAATAAAAGGAGATGGAGGAGTATATTCAGCCAAACCTATTGCAGGATTTAACAACACTTGTATAGTTAAGATTAGAAACAAATTAAATTCTAAAGTTGAATGTGACGTGTGGGTTGAGGTTATTGACAAAGATGGAAATGTTAGAGCAAAAAGTGATATTAAAACAGTTAAATTAGATAACTATTCAGAAGCTGAAGTGGCATTTCCAATCTTTTTCGAGGAGGGATTTGAAGGATACACTGTAGCTCACGTAATTCCAAAATCTGTGGAGAATGTTGATATTATATACACTGAAGGTTATGGAATTCATTTAGTTAAAATGTCAGATTACTATAGAGTTGGAAGGTATTCAGCAATTGATATGTTAGGAAATAAAATACCTACAGGGACGCATGTAGTTACGGAAGTTATTTCTCCGGTAAATATTGGAGATTTAAGCTACAATAATAGTGTATTAAATGTAAAAATTAGAAATGACAAGTTTCCAGTGAATTTAACAGTTCAATATTGGGTTGAAGTTAGTAGGGGTTCAAATATCTACTATAAAAGCTCCGTTTTCCAAACAGATGTTTATCCAAAATCTGAGAAAGAATTGACGATTCCTTTAAAATTGGAGAATTTGGAAAATGGAACTTACAATATAACTTTATATGTTAGAATTAATGACTTTGCTCTCTTCAATTATCAAAAAGTTCCTGTAATTTTGAAAAAATCAACATCTATTAAAATAAATAAAAGTAATGGGGGAGGAGGATATGAACTTCCTAAGAAAAATGAAAAAAATATCAATTCTTTGGAATCTTATGAAAATATGACAAAATCTTCTTCTAATATTAAAACAAAAGATAATAATGGAAATATAGTAAGAAATATCCAAAATACAAACAAAGTTAATTCTCAAAATAGTTCAATATTTAGTAAAGTAGCTGGAGTAATAGGTAGTATTGTTTCAACAATTTTTGGATTGTTTGGATGA
- a CDS encoding flagellin, whose product MLLRYLKSRRGAVGIGTLIIFIALVLVAAVAAAVIINTASNLQHKAARVGQESTKQVASGVQVVKVVGYAPDKSEIGSLVIFISPNIGDEIDLSSTIVTISNGNKKVSLVYSGILADCANNGTKDLFGTDSSNLKDFWSSLTNAQSDNNVTFGVIVLQDGDGSMSDTTHPTMNFGDKAVIAINLTAIGMPITPRDKVYGEVIPEYGASGIIEFIAPSTFTEHVVPLQ is encoded by the coding sequence ATGTTGTTGAGATATCTTAAAAGTCGCCGAGGGGCGGTTGGTATAGGTACGCTTATCATTTTCATCGCTTTAGTATTAGTCGCTGCAGTAGCAGCGGCAGTTATTATAAACACGGCAAGTAATTTGCAACACAAAGCTGCAAGAGTAGGACAAGAAAGTACTAAACAAGTAGCAAGTGGTGTCCAAGTAGTGAAGGTTGTGGGATATGCACCGGATAAAAGTGAAATAGGAAGCTTAGTTATATTTATATCTCCAAATATTGGAGATGAGATTGATTTATCATCGACAATAGTTACAATATCAAATGGAAATAAAAAAGTATCTTTGGTATATTCTGGAATATTGGCAGATTGTGCGAATAACGGGACTAAGGATCTATTTGGGACAGATAGTTCCAATTTAAAAGATTTCTGGAGCTCTCTAACAAATGCTCAGTCAGACAATAATGTAACATTTGGTGTAATTGTCTTACAGGATGGGGATGGTTCAATGAGTGATACTACCCACCCAACAATGAACTTTGGAGATAAAGCAGTGATTGCCATTAACTTAACTGCTATTGGTATGCCAATAACTCCAAGAGATAAAGTTTATGGGGAAGTAATTCCAGAATATGGAGCTTCAGGTATTATTGAGTTTATAGCCCCATCAACATTTACTGAGCATGTAGTGCCACTTCAGTAA